Part of the Leishmania infantum JPCM5 genome chromosome 20 genome is shown below.
GCTGAGCGGGGGCTGGGGCGACGATGCTCCGGACCCTTCTCTGTACAGCTGGAAGGCTGACCCGTCGCGCAATCGCCCGCCGCCATACATGcagccgtcgctgtcggGATTGCGTGGCAATGGGGAGAGTAGCCTGCCGCAGAATGCAAAGCGCGTAGAGACGGCCTCGCGGCCTATCGAAGAGTCGGGTGGGAGGAGCAGTGCCAGCGGCGACTCCAAGGGCGGCACCACAAATACGAACTGGCTCGGCGGTCCGGCAGGTGGCGCCATCCCCGACACGCTCGAGCGCGCCACGTTGCAGCACGCCTTCGGCACAGGCGACTTCTCCATGGTAGATCGACAGCAGCTGACTCTCACGCGGTTGATGCGGCTCATGCTGGACGCCACGCTGAAGCCGCGCGACCCCGACAGCCGAGGGTtcggtggtgacggcgccaCAAAACtcgcggagcagcgcgaggagctCAAGCTGATGGACCAGCGCGTCGTACCGTTCCAGCACGACGACGTGATGAACGACTACCTGAAGAACATCGACAGGCTACACAGCCCAAGCGGAGCGCTGTGCCAGCGCGACGTGCTCAAGGGCCGCCTGGTTGGGCTACTCTTCTTCACAGAGTCGGAGCGCTCCCTCACCTTCATGCGATATCTGCATCGTTTTCACAAGCGGCACAGCCCTgacttcgtcgtcgtcgccgtgtCGCTCGCCGCGAAGGAGATGATGGACATTACGCGCTCCTTTGGCTTCTTTCACTGCACGCACCGCGACGGGGCGTCGTGGGTGTCGCGCGATGCTGGGCTGATGCTGCGCCCTTTCGTTGCACTGCCCCGCCTAATTGTGGTGAACGGCACAAGCGGAATCGAGGTCACCCGTGGCGGGGTAACGGCCGTCATGGCGAACCCGGACACGTGCTTCCaggcgtggcggcgcggcgaggGTGGGTACCGGTACCGCGACTGGCTCAAATCCATGTACATGTGAAGGGACGGCGTGAGGTCGGTCGGAGGTTGAAGGCTGCGAAAGGCGGAGGGAGGTTCGGAAAGCTGGTGAGACCGCTAAGACGTACACACccggcaggaggaggggccgACATGATGCAGTCCCGATCTTTTTCCTTTGCTATCGTAGGCGTATTGTGTCTCCGCTTCTCATCGTTGTTCCCCCTCCATCCattgtgcgcgtgctctctCGCCGTCTACTTGTGTGAGCTTCCTTGGCAGCTTCCTCGCCCGTTTCCTGTCCAACAGCAACGCCCCCACGCGTACGCACATATACGAGTAATCGACGGCCCATCACCGACTCTCGTTCTCCGGCATGGTTTcgttctttgtgtgtgtgtgaactGGCGCCggacccctccccccccgtGTTCCCCTTTCCCCCAATTCTCCGTGACGAGAGAGCAATCCTGCAGAGTTGACATGGCGACAAGGAGGtcaacatacacacacgcacaaagagCGGAACGAACTCCAAGCTAGGACGCTACGTTGAGCGTGTGCCCGCCTCACTGCACCCGCcaacagagggagagacaaggCCAGGGCAGAGAtaagaggagggagggagccaGGCTCCCCGCGCAAGCAAAGCTGAACCCATtatctgcgtgcgtgtgtgtgcggttgCCAGGGCCCAGCTCCGTACTCGTTCCTCCCTCGACCCCGTCGttctccccccctctctctgtctctcccctcgCTGCCATCCTCCCCATCCATTCCTCCGGCACTCCTCTCCCTGCGCCACCTGCCTATCTCCGacaccttttttttcttcatATCCTCTCTGTGACGTCGCAATCACTCCGACGGGAGCGGAACCCACGAATACCGCCTCAAAAAGACGTGCACATCGGTGTGTGTCCGACTCTCTTCTCGCGTTCCCTCCATCCTACGCCGCCCTCTTGTCCTCCGCTCGGCACactccctccttcccccgtCTCCGTCGTCGTTTCCGCCAAGGTTTTGATTCGCATTCGAAAAAGCACCGCGACAAGTCACCCCTCAGcgctctgccccctccccttgaCCTCACACCTGCCCCACCCACTACCACCATCGCTGTAATACACACCACCGTGCACGTCCCTTCCACCACGCTTCCGCGTCTGCAACTTTCGGACGGCTTGTGAGCTtctcttttgttttcatCGCTTGGCCGCTCTGGCATGCCGTGCCAGATCGAAGCCGCCTTCAACCTCACAACATCAGCACCTACCGGctttgccctcccccctatCCTCAGAGCCCGTAGGCAACACTTCTCTTGTcgcaccccctctccccccactTTACCGTCCTTTGTACCCCCTAcccccacacgcgcacaaacacacacaccaatTTCGGTGCCTTCGCGTGCTTCCTTAGAAGCAAAGAGCGGATTTCCTCGCTTCTCTGCATCCCTTtgcctgcccctccccctccccctccccacttaCACAGGTACACGCCACACATATCTACTTGGCAAGCAATCCATTCATACTTAGACCCCCCCTCTTTTGTGTGCTCCAGGGAACCACGCACGTCTCCAAgacctcctccctccccacacgtgcgccctctctccctttttgttgttctctcCCCCGCTCATCGTTGCAGCGGGTGAAGAGCCGGCGCTGAGGTCGACGCACTTGCCTGTGCGTCGGCCCAGGAGACGACGTGTGCGCAAAGGAGGAAGTGAAAAAGGCACAGAAAAAGAGACAAGGTACACACGCAGAGCgactgcccccctcccccatccttccctccctcttgtACCTCTCTATCATACCTCACCGTCGTTACTTGTAGTCTCGGATACACGGAACCCATCTACGCCCTGCCCCGCcgctcctttctttttccctttttgtttccttctcaccaccccctctctcctttgcGGTGGAAGAGTTGCGCACGGTTCGCGCGCCCCCCTTcacccccccttctcctgcATCGCCGCTTTCCGGCCGGCAGAatttcttctctctttaGTTTCTCTTATTTCACGTTCTACGCACCACACGAAGCGGGGccggagagaggggggcccgaaaaaaaaaaaacagacgCACGAAGAGAGCACAAACGCCGCCTGTGACCAAGACGGCGCGACGTGactttctctccttcctctctgtctttgCTGTTGCGCGTGCTCTCTTTTAACGCATCACTTCTTCTTTGTTGGCTCCGGCGGACGGCCTTGACGCGTCTGCGCAGAAACGAAACACATCAGGAGAGTGTGGTTGCTGCCCACCCCCCAttctcccctctttctctctccctgcccgGCTCGTTGCGGCGTTAGTGCCTCacgagaggggtggggaggctGACAACCACTTGGAGAGCGACAAGTGCACGCAAAAGTGACTGCACATCACGCAGAGACTCATCGGCGAGAAGAGGATCGCCATCAATCTGCCACACCTTGACAGGACAGTGGGCAGCGGTCACTGCTCCTCACTAGATGAGCACACGCGACACAAACTAAGACATGTCGACCGCCTCGCAGCACAGGAAAAGCGATTCGGCGGAGCGTGACGAGGTCAATGTCAAGAACGCTCCTAAAGTCGCGTCAGAGGCGGAAATAAACCGCCGCAACGTTGTCTttgcagaggcgctgcggtgcgccTGCATTGCGATGCGGGTCGGCGACGACCCGGGGTACATCTGGAcaccgcagcggctcggcgCTGGCTCGTTCGGCACAGTGACGCTTGCATACCGTCACGAGGGCGACGCTGTGTGGCGCAAGACCGCGGTGAAGCGCATATCGCTGCGCAAAGAAATGCGCCTCTCAgccgtgctggagaaggtgcgGTGCGCTGGGCGCGAGGTGGCCCTGTGCCGTCGCGCTGGGGTGTCGCCGCACGTTGTGCCGATGTACGAGCCATGGTTCGACTGCCGGGAGGGCGTGATCGCGCTGCCGATGGACGCCGGTGACTTCAGCCTGGAGCAGTACGCGGTGCACTGCGGCTTTCGGTtcccgccgctggtgctgctgtcgatgtgcgcgcagtgcgcgcgtgctgtggCGCATCTGCATCGGCGCGGCGTTGTGCACCGTGACGTGAAGCCAGACAACTTCGTGGTGAATGTTTTCGACactgctggtggtgctggtgctggcggtgatggtggccgCCGTGACGCGCGGGCACCGCTCGTGCGCATACTTGACTTTGGGCTCGCGtgcggcgtggaggaggtcgGGCAGGAGTTGAAGCGTTGCGTGGGGACACCGCACTACATGGCACCGGAGACGTTTTCGCACCTCTGCGACTGCGACGTGCCTGCGGCGTGCGACGTGTGGAGCCTCGGGGTGACCTTGTTCCGATTGGCCACTGGCGTCTTCCCGGTCTTCGAGATGGACAAGACGTGGCAGCAACCGCCCTTCACCGCGTTACACAGCGGAAAGCTGTGGCTCCCCTCGAGGAATCTCTTCCATGAGCCATTGTCGGCGGAATCGCTAGCGGTGTTGTCAGTCGCTGCGTCGATGCTTGTGCTGGACCCCCGATACCGGCCCACCGCGGATGCTGCGGTGCTACAGCTGCAGGGCTTTCAGGAGGCGTTCAGCCACCAGATCCAGTCATGGCCGCCAGGGTCTGGGCCACAACCCTGCCGTGTCTGGAAACGCACACGTAAGTGAGGAAGAGGGCCAGCGAGCAACAaatgtgcgcgtgcgtgcgtgtggtttctctctccctgtggcatcaccgccgccgccgctgctgcccctccgcttgttttttttttctttattCTTCGTGTCTTCTTCTCGTTCCTTTTCACATCGttcttcttttcgctttTGTTTCCGACACCGTTTATCCACGGTGGTTCGCGTCTTCTCATACATGCGTGCATACATCTATACAtctatatatacatatatatttATGTACAGATGCCTACATATGTACACATCTGTatacatgcacatgcacacacatatatatatagtaCAAATATATATGAGGAAAAAAATATATAAATTCGTTGTTGTCTGGTTAATTATTTGCTTGCTACCTCTGCCTTATCCTTCTACTattcttcccttccctcccctccgaCGGCCCCGCCTTTTTCTTATCCTTTCACCTTCTTCAAGCGGAGTGCTGCGTCGTGTCGGTTGTCTTCCCGCATCGTTTTCCTCTACGCATGCGACGTTCTTTTATCttctcgcgcgctctcccGCTTGAAGCAAAGCAGAGCAAACACACGAATGTGTAAGCGTGCATCCTTCACTAAACCTGTTTCCTCCCTACTCAGAAGTCtgttctgtgtgtgcgtgtgtgtatgtgctgGAGTTAGTGTTTTGTTGGACTCTCCCCTATGTCTGTGTTTCTGCGCCGTAATGTGCAATGTatgtgtttgcgtgcgtgtcgttCAACGCGCatgctccctccccctcccttccccctcccttccccctcccttccccctccccctcctccttctaTAGTGCTTGTCGACACTTTGGTTTCATGTCATCCTGTGGGATGAATGCTCACTTGTGTCGGGTTGTGTCTGTGGATGTCTGCGCAGGTGTCTGAAGAAGGAACGCAAGCTCGCGGTGTCATCGTCGctgcctttctcctcctctcttttctcaTCGCTTTTATATGATTATATACGCTATGCAGTGCCCCTACCTAGAGATGGTCTCTTGGTaatggagagagggggcgggggcgatTCCTTCTGAGCGTCACAGAATATGCTGGGAACGCTCCCTCCGAGAATGtaaggaggcggcgaaaaAGATTTTGCAGGTGGCAGTGCCTTTTCTCGAtgggcgtctctctctctctctgtgcttcaTGCCCCACCGATGGGTGCCTTCTCATATCTTTACCGTTCTGTAAAGGAGAACCGTCAGCTCATCCAGCGCATACGCACGTGTGCTCggacgtcgctgctgcactgaAGTGTGCCCCATTTACCAAATCTTCTCTGCGCTGCGCTAGTTTATGCGGCCGGACAAGCACACCGTCTTCGTGTAGAGATGTGCGGGTTGAACCGCTTTCCCTTTCTTggctctcctctccgcacCGTCGAGCTCAGCATTACGCTGTGCGGTCTCTCGACTGTGCTTTCAGCCGCCGCGAAGGACTGTGTGCACCGCTCCCCTTCTCGTTTGGACGTCgaggctgcgccgcgccgtacTTCATCCCTCCAAAAAAAATAACAGAACTTACTGTtcgcgccgctcttctccacCTGCTCTTGCGCCGCTTTCTTCCTACACACGTTTTGATGACTACCACCCCCTTCAGACGCACCGCATTACTGAACACGCGCGTCTTACTCTATCtgtgcgtctgtctgtgtgtgcatgtcaGGAAGTTGACAGTCCGTCGCACCtgctccccttctcccctcccgcgCCATCTGCACAGCCTTGAATGCTTTTCCACCACGTATAAGGTTACTTGGTCGCCTTTATAAAGCATTTTTCAATTTTTGAGTGATGAGTGGCCCGATCGCTGAGAATGCAGACATGATTGTGCCTTCAGCTGACACATGCTGCCCCAACGCCCGTTTTCGAGcgggcgctgcggtgcgccTGCATTGCGATGCGGGTCGGCGACGACCCGGGGTACATCTGGAcaccgcagcggctcggcgCTGGCTCGTTCGGCACAGTGACGCTTGCATACCGTCACGAGGGCGACGCTGTGTGGCGCAAGACCGCGGTGAAGCGCATATCGCTGCGCAAAGAAATGCGCCTCTCAgccgtgctggagaaggtgcgGTGCGCTGGGCGCGAGGTGGCCCTGTGCCGTCGCGCTGGGGTGTCGCCGCACGTTGTGCCGATGTACGAGCCATGGTTCGACTGCCGGGAGGGCGTGATCGCGCTGCCGATGGACGCCGGTGACTTCAGCCTGGAGCAGTACGCGGTGCACTGCGGCTTTCGGTtcccgccgctggtgctgctgtcgatgtgcgcgcagtgcgcgcgtgctgtggCGCATCTGCATCGGCGCGGCGTTGTGCACCGTGACGTGAAGCCAGACAACTTCGTGGTGAATGTTTTCGACactgctggtggtgctggtgctggcggtgatggtggccgCCGTGACGCGCGGGCACCGCTCGTGCGCATACTTGACTTTGGGCTCGCGtgcggcgtggaggaggtcgGGCAGGAGTTGAAGCGTTGCGTGGGGACACCGCACTACATGGCACCGGAGACGTTTTCGCACCTCTGCGACTGCGACGTGCCTGCGGCGTGCGACGTGTGGAGCCTCGGGGTGACCTTGTTCCGATTGGCCACTGGCGTCTTCCCGGTCTTTGACCAGGACGTGACGGCGTCGTGGCTTCCCGCAAATGCCTCCTCGGCTTGCTTGGGTGTGCCCCACCTGCGATCACCGTGGCCACGAGTTCTCGAGCGGTGCCCCGCGCCCTGGTGACTGTGGCCGGATCGATGCTTGCCGTGAACCCACGCCGTCGCCCAACCATGGCAAGCGTTCtactgcagctgcagggcaTCGGAGAGGCTCCAgagtcggcgctgccgagcgTCTCGTCCCGCATCCTCCaaatgcgtgcgtgtcgccCGGATGTGATGGTTGCCATGTACGCCGTTCCGCATGCCGCTGAGGGGCAGGCAGTCCGGTGGCACCTCCGACCTGGCGACACCTTCCTGGTAAAGGGGGAGTGGGAGATGTGGATGAAAAagctgtgcgcgcgtgccctCACTGCACAGGACCGAGCGGTGCCGAGCTCGAATACCGTCACCACAGTAGCGCCGCGACCGTGtaccgccgacaccgagaCTGCGCGCACAGGTGTGCCCCGTCGCTGCCCGCGTTAGGCTTTTGGTTGCGCGTGGCGCACCCGCGCAAAggacgctgccgtggcgtTATCGAAGGCCAGCACGTCGTGCACGTTGCGGCGCGTCTTGGAAGCGAGGAGGCACGCATGCGATGTTCTCCATTGCGTCCTCTGCTCTACGGTGCGGGGCTCTCGCAGGTTGTGGCGCCGAAACAGCCGTCATTGCGCTCGCGATGGACACCGTCAACGGCTCCCCTCTACATCGACGCTTCGGTGGGAATGCCCGTGGCGCATAAAAAATAGCCGCTTGGCTTCTTGCGTGCTTCGAGAGAAgtctccgtcgccgctgcgtggGGTGTGccgttgcagcagcagcagcagcaaagacCACCCCGATGAGGTAAGCAAGGCGGAACAGCCGACGGGTCGGGGTAGCGCCGCGGAAAAAAGAAGCGTGAAAGGGCGGCTATCTCTGTTCGTGCGCTTCCGCACGTCGAACAAGGGCCGCTCGTGCACTGTGAGGCCTTTGTAACTCCTCACACAGATATGCgtctgcgtcggcgccactTTTATTCGTTTGTTTTCGTGTGCTTTTCTCTTGTTTCACTGCATATTCTCTGCGGCACGCTGCCCGCTGGCGCATTCACCGCTTCTcccgcaccccctcccttctccatTCTTTCTCGGTCTACTGTCTTGTGACGCGTGTCTTtctgcctctcttttttctcgcTCGCTGGTCTGTGCAACGGAGTAAAGTTGACGTACagctgtgtatgtgcatgtctgtgtaggtttgtgtgcacgtgcgcttGCGTGGCTTTTCCCCCTGTGCTGTACATCGCCATCCCCAGAACAGGGAACATGCGACaaaagagggaagaagaaCGGCTGCTGACATCGTCGTGCCATGAGGGTGTGCTCGCGTGATCGGTGAGCTGAAAGTCCGCTCATGGCACTGACAAATGAAGGTGCACGATTGAGAAGGGCATCACGTAGAGACGTGCCTTCACCTGGTGTGTGCGGGCTGGTCTCTCTGCGCATCCGcggcttgtgt
Proteins encoded:
- a CDS encoding kinase-like protein, whose protein sequence is MSTASQHRKSDSAERDEVNVKNAPKVASEAEINRRNVVFAEALRCACIAMRVGDDPGYIWTPQRLGAGSFGTVTLAYRHEGDAVWRKTAVKRISLRKEMRLSAVLEKVRCAGREVALCRRAGVSPHVVPMYEPWFDCREGVIALPMDAGDFSLEQYAVHCGFRFPPLVLLSMCAQCARAVAHLHRRGVVHRDVKPDNFVVNVFDTAGGAGAGGDGGRRDARAPLVRILDFGLACGVEEVGQELKRCVGTPHYMAPETFSHLCDCDVPAACDVWSLGVTLFRLATGVFPVFEMDKTWQQPPFTALHSGKLWLPSRNLFHEPLSAESLAVLSVAASMLVLDPRYRPTADAAVLQLQGFQEAFSHQIQSWPPGSGPQPCRVWKRTRK